The following are encoded in a window of Panthera leo isolate Ple1 chromosome B2, P.leo_Ple1_pat1.1, whole genome shotgun sequence genomic DNA:
- the UHRF1BP1 gene encoding UHRF1-binding protein 1 isoform X1, translating to MAGIIKKQILKHLSRFTKNLSPDKINLSTLKGEGQLTNLELDEEVLQNVLELPTWLAITRVYCNRASIRIQWTKLKTHPICLCLDKVEVEMKTCEEPRPPNGQSPIALASGQSEYGFAEKVVEGMFIIVNSITIKIHSKAFHASFELWQLQGYSVNPNWQQSDLRLTRITDPRRGEVLTFKEITWQTLRIEADATDNGDQDPVTTPLRLITNQGRIQIALKRRTKDCNVVASKLMFLLDDLLWVLTDSQLKAMMKYAESLSEAMEKSAQQRKSLAPEPVQITPPAPSAQQSWAQAFGASQGSSNSSSSRLSQYFEKFDVKESSYHLLISRLDLHICDDSQSREPGVSANRLMGGAMQLTFRKMAFDYYPFHWAGDSCKHWVRHCEAMETRGQWAQKLVMEFQSKMEKWHEETGLKPPWHLGLDSPFRRKADSLSSPQKNSLERSPSQGRQAAFRPPAWNRLRSSCMVIRVDDLDIHQVSTAGQPSKKPSTLLSCSRKLHNLPTQVSAIHIEFTEYYFPDNQELPVPCPNLYIQLNGLTFTVDPVSLLWGNLFCLDLYRSLEQFKAIYKLEDSSQKDEHLDIRLDAFWLKVSFPLEKREQAGLHRPQALVFSASGMTATNTRHAPHCSCLDLQSLFRGFAAAEFFHSNYVHFPKVPGGFSLLHMLFLHHAFQMDSRLPQPSTLPPQRLKASQDLWSIHFTQISLDFEGTENFKGHTLNFVAPFPLSIWACLPLRWQQAQARKLLLATEGRLKPSASFGSPVQSEVLAPDTVSHQRSKTEHDLKSLSGLTEVMDVLREGSSSVDNKGPLTELEDAADVHMLVHSPAHVRVRLDHYQYLALLRLKEVLQGLQEQLTKDTEAMTGSPLQDQTACIGVLFPSAEVALLMHPTPGTVEADSAGSDTTSLIDSELSPSEDRELKSDASSDQGPASPEKVLEDSGIENLDASQDRPLPLPSNGELQDSDSLAQQEAGKGHEAVDSLQAKRLSRAQASTSPAVLKPPSGRDTTVNGQAELIPLKNIEGELSSAIHMTKDATKEALHATMDLTKEAVSLTKDAFSLGRDRMTSTMHKMLSLPPAKEPMAKIDEGAAAPLSGSAARLRFFSMKRTVSQQSFDGVSLDNSGPEDRISVDSDGSDSFVMLLESESGPESLPPGTLPNVLDSAGVQGSPLMDSYGQGSPEANSSVSPSGEDLSLHPVSVLVLKVNEVSFGIEVHGEDLTVALQAEELTLQQLGTVGLWQFLHGQCPGTSFQESSTLKTDHIRPAVGLRFEVGPGAAVRSPLATQNGFLHFLLRGCDLELFTSVLNGLGPFLEDEEIPVVVPMQIELLHCSITLKDDIPPIYPTSPGPIPITLAMEHVVVKRSDDGVFHIGAAAQDTPSAEVPKSEKRQPPKEQMFLVPTGESFGEKVKELPTLQKELIETKRALANANQDKERLLQEIRKYNPLFEL from the exons gtTCACCAAAAATCTTTCCCCAGACAAAATCAATTTGAGCACTTTGAAAGGGGAGGGTCAGCTGACGAACCTGGAGCTAGATGAAGAGGTTCTACAGAATGTGCTGGAGCTACCCACCTGGTTAGCCATCACTCGGGTCTACTGCAACAGGGCCTCCATCCGG atCCAGTGGACAAAGTTGAAGACACATCCCATATGCTTG TGTCTGGATAAGGTAGAGGTGGAGATGAAGACATGTGAGGAGCCTCGGCCCCCCAATGGACAGTCTCCCATTGCCCTCGCTTCAGGACAGAG TGAGTATGGCTTTGCCGAGAAGGTGGTGGAGGGAATGTTCATCATCGTCAATTCCATCACCATCAAGATTCACTCCAAGGCCTTCCACGCTTCTTTTGAATTGTGGCAGCTCCAGGGCTACAGTGTCAACCCCAACTGGCAGCAGAGTGACCTCCGCCTCACCCGCATCACTGACCCCCGCCGAGGAGAG gtTTTAACATTTAAGGAAATAACTTGGCAAACACTTCGAATCGAGGCAGATGCTACCGACAATGGTGATCAGGATCCAGTCACCACTCCATTGAGGCTTATTACCAACCAAGGCAGGATCCAAATAGCCCTCAAAAGAAGA ACCAAAGATTGCAATGTGGTAGCCTCCAAGCTGATGTTCCTGTTGGATGATCTGCTCTGGGTGCTGACTGACTCACAGCTCAAGGCTATGATGAAGTATGCAGAGTCGCTGAGTGAGGCCATGGAGAAGTCAGCCCAGCAGAGGAAGAGCCTGGCCCCTGAACCTGTACAG ATCACTCCACCTGCTCCCAGTGCCCAGCAGTCCTGGGCCCAGGCGTTTGGTGCCAGCCaaggcagcagcaacagcagcagcagccgcctCAGCCAGTACTTTGAGAAATTTGATGTGAAAGAGTCCTCCTACCATCTGCTCATCTCCCGCCTGGACCTGCACATTTGTGACGATAGCCAGTCTCGGGAGCCAG gtgTCTCTGCAAACAGACTCATGGGTGGTGCAATGCAGCTTACCTTTCGCAAGATGGCCTTTGACTATTACCCCTTCCACTGGGCAG GTGACAGCTGCAAACATTGGGTACGGCACTGTGAGGCCATGGAGACCCGAGGCCAGTGGGCCCAGAAGCTGGTGATGGAATTTCAGAGTAAAATGGAGAAGTGGCATGAGGAGACGGGTCTCAAACCTCCCTGGCACCTGGGGCTGGACTCTCCCTTCCGGAGGAAAGCAG ATTCTCTCTCCAGTCCTCAAAAGAACTCCCTTGAGAGAAGCCCCTCTCAGGGCCGACAAGCTGCTTTTCGGCCTCCAGCATGGAATCGCTTACGTTCTAGCTGCATGGTAATACGGGTGGATGACTTGGACATTCACCAG GTTTCTACAGCTGGACAGCCAAGTAAGAAGCCATCTACACTCCTTTCCTGTAGTCGCAAACTTCACAACCTACCCACTCAGGTCTCTGCCATTCATATTGAGTTCACAGAGTATTACTTCCCCGATAATCAGGAGCTTCCAG tTCCCTGTCCCAATCTCTACATTCAGTTAAATGGTCTGACATTTACTGTGGATCCTGTCAGCTTGCTCTGGGGAAACCTCTTCTGCCTGGATTTATACCGCAGCTTGGAGCAGTTCAAAGCTATCTACAAGCTGGAAGATTCAAGCCAGAAAGATGAACACTTGGATATTCGACTAGATGCCTTCTGGTTGAAG GTGAGCTTCCCGctggagaagagagagcaggCTGGGTTGCATCGTCCTCAGGCCCTTGTCTTTTCTGCATCAGGCATGACTGCCACCAATACGCGTCATGCCCCACATTGTAGTTGTCTAGACCTCCAAAGTCTCTTCCGAGGTTTTGCGGCTGCTGAGTTCTTTCATTCCAATTATGTTCACTTTCCCAAGGTTCCAGGTGGCTTTAGCCTTCTGCACATGCTTTTTTTACATCATGCTTTCCAGATGGATTCCCGCCTTCCTCAACCCAGtaccctccctccccagaggctTAAGGCTTCCCAGGATCTCTGGTCCATCCACTTCACCCAGATCTCCTTGGATTTTGAGGGAACAGAGAACTTCAAAGGCCATACCTTGAATTTTGTGGCCCCTTTCCCCTTGTCCATTTGggcctgtctgcccctccgctggcAGCAAGCTCAGGCACGGAAGCTCCTTTTGGCCACAGAAGGGAGGCTGAAACCATCAGCTAGCTTTGGCAGTCCTGTCCAGTCTGAGGTCCTTGCCCCAGACACTGTGTCCCATCAGAGGTCAAAGACTGAACATGATTTGAAAAGCCTGTCAGGCCTTACAGAAGTCATGGATGTTTTGCGAGAAGGCAGCAGTAGTGTGGACAACAAAGGGCCTCTGACTGAGCTCGAGGATGCAGCAGATGTTCACATGCTTGTACACTCCCCTGCACATGTCCGTGTGAGGCTTGACCATTACCAGTACTTGGCTCTACTGCGCCTGAAGGAGGTGCTACAGGGTCTTCAAGAACAACTGACTAAGGATACAGAGGCCATGACCGGGTCTCCCCTGCAGGACCAGACAGCTTGCATTGGGGTCCTCTTCCCCAGTGCTGAGGTGGCTCTGCTCATGCATCCTACCCCTGGGACTGTTGAAGCTGACTCGGCAGGTTCAGATACCACCAGCCTCATAGATTCAGAGTTGTCTCCTTCAGAGGATAgggagctgaagtctgatgcctcTTCAGACCAGGGCCCAGCAAGCCCTGAGAAGGTTCTGGAGGATAGTGGCATTGAAAATCTGGATGCATCCCAGGATAGGCCATTGCCTCTCCCTAGCAATGGAGAACTACAGGATTCAGATTCTCTTGCAcagcaggaggcagggaagggccatgAGGCAGTCGATTCCTTGCAGGCCAAGAGACTGAGCAGAGCTCAAGCATCCACCTCACCGGCTGTGTTGAAGCCCCCAAGTGGCAGGGATACCACTGTGAATGGACAGGCTGAGCTCATCCCCTTGAAGAACATTGAGGGAGAATTGTCAAGTGCTATTCACATGACCAAGGATGCCACAAAAGAGGCTCTCCATGCCACTATGGACCTCACCAAGGAAGCTGTGTCCCTGACTAAGGATGCCTTCAGTCTGGGCAGAGACCGAATGACCTCCACCATGCACAAGATGTTGTCCTTGCCCCCAGCCAA ggaGCCCATGGCCAAAATAGATGAGGGGGCGGCAGCACCATTGAGTGGAAGTGCTGCCCGACTCCGATTTTTCTCCATGAAGAGGACGGTATCTCAGCAGTCATTTGATGGCGTTTCATTGGATAACAGTGGCCCCGAAGATCGGATTTCAGTGGACAGTGATGGCAGTGATAGCTTTGTGATGCTCTTGGAGTCTG AGTCTGGTCCAGAATCTCTTCCACCAGGAACTCTTCCAAATGTCCTGGACAGTGCTGGCGTTCAAGGGAGCCCTCTTATGGATAGTTACGGCCAGGGGTCACCAGAGGCCAACAGTTCGGTCTCACCCAGTGGGGAAGACCTCAGTCTTCACCCG GTCTCCGTTCTGGTCCTGAAGGTGAATGAGGTGTCTTTTGGGATTGAGGTGCATGGTGAAGATCTGACTGTGGCCCTCCAGGCAGAGGAACTGACCCTCCAGCAGCTGGGAACCGTGGGACTATGGCAGTTCCTGCATGGACAGTGCCCAG GTACAAGCTTTCAGGAATCCTCAACTTTGAAGACTGACCACATCAGGCCAGCAGTGGGCCTTCGCTTTGAGGTGGGGCCTGGTGCAGCCGTTCGCTCCCCACTGGCCACACAAAATGGCTTCCTGCATTTCTTGCTTCGAGGCTGTGACCTTGAGCTGTTCACTTCGGTGCTCAATGGCCTGGGGCCCTTCTTGGAGGATGAAGAGATCCCAGTGGTAGTTCCCATGCAGATTGAACTCCTGCACTGCAGCATCACCCTAAAG GATGATATACCCCCCATCTATCCAACATCTCCAGGCCCTATCCCCATTACTCTGGCCATGGAGCATGTTGTGGTGAAACGGAGTGATGATGGTGTGTTCCACATAGGCG CTGCTGCTCAGGACACACCATCAGCTGAAGTACCTAAGAGTGAGAAGAGGCAGCCCCCCAAAGAACAGATGTTTCTGGTGCCCACAGGAGAGTCTTTTGGAGAGAAG GTGAAAGAATTGCCTACCCTGCAGAAGGAACTTATAGAAACTAAACGAGCATTGGCCAATGCCAACCAGGATAAAGAAAGACTGCTTCAGGAGATTAGGAAATATAACCCCCTCTTTGAGCTCTGA
- the UHRF1BP1 gene encoding UHRF1-binding protein 1 isoform X2 — translation MDSLPLPSLQDRLQGYSVNPNWQQSDLRLTRITDPRRGEVLTFKEITWQTLRIEADATDNGDQDPVTTPLRLITNQGRIQIALKRRTKDCNVVASKLMFLLDDLLWVLTDSQLKAMMKYAESLSEAMEKSAQQRKSLAPEPVQITPPAPSAQQSWAQAFGASQGSSNSSSSRLSQYFEKFDVKESSYHLLISRLDLHICDDSQSREPGVSANRLMGGAMQLTFRKMAFDYYPFHWAGDSCKHWVRHCEAMETRGQWAQKLVMEFQSKMEKWHEETGLKPPWHLGLDSPFRRKADSLSSPQKNSLERSPSQGRQAAFRPPAWNRLRSSCMVIRVDDLDIHQVSTAGQPSKKPSTLLSCSRKLHNLPTQVSAIHIEFTEYYFPDNQELPVPCPNLYIQLNGLTFTVDPVSLLWGNLFCLDLYRSLEQFKAIYKLEDSSQKDEHLDIRLDAFWLKVSFPLEKREQAGLHRPQALVFSASGMTATNTRHAPHCSCLDLQSLFRGFAAAEFFHSNYVHFPKVPGGFSLLHMLFLHHAFQMDSRLPQPSTLPPQRLKASQDLWSIHFTQISLDFEGTENFKGHTLNFVAPFPLSIWACLPLRWQQAQARKLLLATEGRLKPSASFGSPVQSEVLAPDTVSHQRSKTEHDLKSLSGLTEVMDVLREGSSSVDNKGPLTELEDAADVHMLVHSPAHVRVRLDHYQYLALLRLKEVLQGLQEQLTKDTEAMTGSPLQDQTACIGVLFPSAEVALLMHPTPGTVEADSAGSDTTSLIDSELSPSEDRELKSDASSDQGPASPEKVLEDSGIENLDASQDRPLPLPSNGELQDSDSLAQQEAGKGHEAVDSLQAKRLSRAQASTSPAVLKPPSGRDTTVNGQAELIPLKNIEGELSSAIHMTKDATKEALHATMDLTKEAVSLTKDAFSLGRDRMTSTMHKMLSLPPAKEPMAKIDEGAAAPLSGSAARLRFFSMKRTVSQQSFDGVSLDNSGPEDRISVDSDGSDSFVMLLESESGPESLPPGTLPNVLDSAGVQGSPLMDSYGQGSPEANSSVSPSGEDLSLHPVSVLVLKVNEVSFGIEVHGEDLTVALQAEELTLQQLGTVGLWQFLHGQCPGTSFQESSTLKTDHIRPAVGLRFEVGPGAAVRSPLATQNGFLHFLLRGCDLELFTSVLNGLGPFLEDEEIPVVVPMQIELLHCSITLKDDIPPIYPTSPGPIPITLAMEHVVVKRSDDGVFHIGAAAQDTPSAEVPKSEKRQPPKEQMFLVPTGESFGEKVKELPTLQKELIETKRALANANQDKERLLQEIRKYNPLFEL, via the exons ATGGACAGTCTCCCATTGCCCTCGCTTCAGGACAGA CTCCAGGGCTACAGTGTCAACCCCAACTGGCAGCAGAGTGACCTCCGCCTCACCCGCATCACTGACCCCCGCCGAGGAGAG gtTTTAACATTTAAGGAAATAACTTGGCAAACACTTCGAATCGAGGCAGATGCTACCGACAATGGTGATCAGGATCCAGTCACCACTCCATTGAGGCTTATTACCAACCAAGGCAGGATCCAAATAGCCCTCAAAAGAAGA ACCAAAGATTGCAATGTGGTAGCCTCCAAGCTGATGTTCCTGTTGGATGATCTGCTCTGGGTGCTGACTGACTCACAGCTCAAGGCTATGATGAAGTATGCAGAGTCGCTGAGTGAGGCCATGGAGAAGTCAGCCCAGCAGAGGAAGAGCCTGGCCCCTGAACCTGTACAG ATCACTCCACCTGCTCCCAGTGCCCAGCAGTCCTGGGCCCAGGCGTTTGGTGCCAGCCaaggcagcagcaacagcagcagcagccgcctCAGCCAGTACTTTGAGAAATTTGATGTGAAAGAGTCCTCCTACCATCTGCTCATCTCCCGCCTGGACCTGCACATTTGTGACGATAGCCAGTCTCGGGAGCCAG gtgTCTCTGCAAACAGACTCATGGGTGGTGCAATGCAGCTTACCTTTCGCAAGATGGCCTTTGACTATTACCCCTTCCACTGGGCAG GTGACAGCTGCAAACATTGGGTACGGCACTGTGAGGCCATGGAGACCCGAGGCCAGTGGGCCCAGAAGCTGGTGATGGAATTTCAGAGTAAAATGGAGAAGTGGCATGAGGAGACGGGTCTCAAACCTCCCTGGCACCTGGGGCTGGACTCTCCCTTCCGGAGGAAAGCAG ATTCTCTCTCCAGTCCTCAAAAGAACTCCCTTGAGAGAAGCCCCTCTCAGGGCCGACAAGCTGCTTTTCGGCCTCCAGCATGGAATCGCTTACGTTCTAGCTGCATGGTAATACGGGTGGATGACTTGGACATTCACCAG GTTTCTACAGCTGGACAGCCAAGTAAGAAGCCATCTACACTCCTTTCCTGTAGTCGCAAACTTCACAACCTACCCACTCAGGTCTCTGCCATTCATATTGAGTTCACAGAGTATTACTTCCCCGATAATCAGGAGCTTCCAG tTCCCTGTCCCAATCTCTACATTCAGTTAAATGGTCTGACATTTACTGTGGATCCTGTCAGCTTGCTCTGGGGAAACCTCTTCTGCCTGGATTTATACCGCAGCTTGGAGCAGTTCAAAGCTATCTACAAGCTGGAAGATTCAAGCCAGAAAGATGAACACTTGGATATTCGACTAGATGCCTTCTGGTTGAAG GTGAGCTTCCCGctggagaagagagagcaggCTGGGTTGCATCGTCCTCAGGCCCTTGTCTTTTCTGCATCAGGCATGACTGCCACCAATACGCGTCATGCCCCACATTGTAGTTGTCTAGACCTCCAAAGTCTCTTCCGAGGTTTTGCGGCTGCTGAGTTCTTTCATTCCAATTATGTTCACTTTCCCAAGGTTCCAGGTGGCTTTAGCCTTCTGCACATGCTTTTTTTACATCATGCTTTCCAGATGGATTCCCGCCTTCCTCAACCCAGtaccctccctccccagaggctTAAGGCTTCCCAGGATCTCTGGTCCATCCACTTCACCCAGATCTCCTTGGATTTTGAGGGAACAGAGAACTTCAAAGGCCATACCTTGAATTTTGTGGCCCCTTTCCCCTTGTCCATTTGggcctgtctgcccctccgctggcAGCAAGCTCAGGCACGGAAGCTCCTTTTGGCCACAGAAGGGAGGCTGAAACCATCAGCTAGCTTTGGCAGTCCTGTCCAGTCTGAGGTCCTTGCCCCAGACACTGTGTCCCATCAGAGGTCAAAGACTGAACATGATTTGAAAAGCCTGTCAGGCCTTACAGAAGTCATGGATGTTTTGCGAGAAGGCAGCAGTAGTGTGGACAACAAAGGGCCTCTGACTGAGCTCGAGGATGCAGCAGATGTTCACATGCTTGTACACTCCCCTGCACATGTCCGTGTGAGGCTTGACCATTACCAGTACTTGGCTCTACTGCGCCTGAAGGAGGTGCTACAGGGTCTTCAAGAACAACTGACTAAGGATACAGAGGCCATGACCGGGTCTCCCCTGCAGGACCAGACAGCTTGCATTGGGGTCCTCTTCCCCAGTGCTGAGGTGGCTCTGCTCATGCATCCTACCCCTGGGACTGTTGAAGCTGACTCGGCAGGTTCAGATACCACCAGCCTCATAGATTCAGAGTTGTCTCCTTCAGAGGATAgggagctgaagtctgatgcctcTTCAGACCAGGGCCCAGCAAGCCCTGAGAAGGTTCTGGAGGATAGTGGCATTGAAAATCTGGATGCATCCCAGGATAGGCCATTGCCTCTCCCTAGCAATGGAGAACTACAGGATTCAGATTCTCTTGCAcagcaggaggcagggaagggccatgAGGCAGTCGATTCCTTGCAGGCCAAGAGACTGAGCAGAGCTCAAGCATCCACCTCACCGGCTGTGTTGAAGCCCCCAAGTGGCAGGGATACCACTGTGAATGGACAGGCTGAGCTCATCCCCTTGAAGAACATTGAGGGAGAATTGTCAAGTGCTATTCACATGACCAAGGATGCCACAAAAGAGGCTCTCCATGCCACTATGGACCTCACCAAGGAAGCTGTGTCCCTGACTAAGGATGCCTTCAGTCTGGGCAGAGACCGAATGACCTCCACCATGCACAAGATGTTGTCCTTGCCCCCAGCCAA ggaGCCCATGGCCAAAATAGATGAGGGGGCGGCAGCACCATTGAGTGGAAGTGCTGCCCGACTCCGATTTTTCTCCATGAAGAGGACGGTATCTCAGCAGTCATTTGATGGCGTTTCATTGGATAACAGTGGCCCCGAAGATCGGATTTCAGTGGACAGTGATGGCAGTGATAGCTTTGTGATGCTCTTGGAGTCTG AGTCTGGTCCAGAATCTCTTCCACCAGGAACTCTTCCAAATGTCCTGGACAGTGCTGGCGTTCAAGGGAGCCCTCTTATGGATAGTTACGGCCAGGGGTCACCAGAGGCCAACAGTTCGGTCTCACCCAGTGGGGAAGACCTCAGTCTTCACCCG GTCTCCGTTCTGGTCCTGAAGGTGAATGAGGTGTCTTTTGGGATTGAGGTGCATGGTGAAGATCTGACTGTGGCCCTCCAGGCAGAGGAACTGACCCTCCAGCAGCTGGGAACCGTGGGACTATGGCAGTTCCTGCATGGACAGTGCCCAG GTACAAGCTTTCAGGAATCCTCAACTTTGAAGACTGACCACATCAGGCCAGCAGTGGGCCTTCGCTTTGAGGTGGGGCCTGGTGCAGCCGTTCGCTCCCCACTGGCCACACAAAATGGCTTCCTGCATTTCTTGCTTCGAGGCTGTGACCTTGAGCTGTTCACTTCGGTGCTCAATGGCCTGGGGCCCTTCTTGGAGGATGAAGAGATCCCAGTGGTAGTTCCCATGCAGATTGAACTCCTGCACTGCAGCATCACCCTAAAG GATGATATACCCCCCATCTATCCAACATCTCCAGGCCCTATCCCCATTACTCTGGCCATGGAGCATGTTGTGGTGAAACGGAGTGATGATGGTGTGTTCCACATAGGCG CTGCTGCTCAGGACACACCATCAGCTGAAGTACCTAAGAGTGAGAAGAGGCAGCCCCCCAAAGAACAGATGTTTCTGGTGCCCACAGGAGAGTCTTTTGGAGAGAAG GTGAAAGAATTGCCTACCCTGCAGAAGGAACTTATAGAAACTAAACGAGCATTGGCCAATGCCAACCAGGATAAAGAAAGACTGCTTCAGGAGATTAGGAAATATAACCCCCTCTTTGAGCTCTGA